A single Curtobacterium sp. MCSS17_015 DNA region contains:
- a CDS encoding ATP-binding cassette domain-containing protein, translating to MISIRGITKRFGSHQALAGVDLDVPEGSVQGLLGPNGAGKTTTVRVLTTLLQPDSGDAYVAGRSVTRDGHQVRKRLGVSGQYAAVDEKLTGFENLTMVGELYGMRRKDAKARARELLRDFRLDDVPDDKRAGTYSGGMRRRLDLAGAIVARPPVVILDEPTTGLDPRGRRDTWDAIESLASGGTTVLLTTQYLEEADRLADSIAVIDEGRIIAEGTAAGLKSETGGARVDVLLTPGTDVSVAVDAVRRAGHAVSVDGRTGRLTVNATSGGRDLLDVVGALHAAGLEATEAALRQPTLDEVFLRLTGASTDADPDTTETDAAATSSAAEESRAGRTTEVTR from the coding sequence GTGATCTCGATCCGCGGCATCACCAAGCGTTTCGGGAGTCACCAGGCCCTCGCGGGCGTCGACCTCGACGTCCCCGAGGGGTCGGTGCAGGGCCTGCTCGGGCCCAACGGGGCCGGCAAGACGACGACGGTGCGCGTGCTCACGACATTGCTGCAGCCGGACTCCGGCGATGCGTACGTCGCCGGCAGGTCGGTGACCCGTGACGGGCACCAGGTCCGGAAGCGCCTCGGCGTCTCGGGCCAGTACGCCGCCGTCGACGAGAAGCTGACGGGGTTCGAGAACCTGACCATGGTCGGCGAGCTGTACGGGATGCGGCGCAAGGACGCGAAGGCAAGGGCTCGCGAACTGCTGCGTGACTTCCGTCTCGACGACGTGCCGGACGACAAGCGTGCGGGGACGTACTCCGGCGGTATGCGTCGCCGGTTGGACCTGGCCGGCGCGATCGTGGCTCGCCCCCCGGTGGTCATCCTCGACGAGCCCACCACGGGGCTCGATCCCCGTGGCCGGCGGGACACATGGGATGCGATCGAGTCGCTCGCCTCCGGTGGGACGACCGTGCTCCTGACGACGCAGTACCTCGAGGAGGCCGACCGGTTGGCGGACTCCATCGCGGTCATCGACGAGGGACGGATCATCGCCGAGGGCACCGCCGCGGGGCTCAAGTCGGAGACCGGCGGCGCGCGGGTCGACGTCCTGCTCACCCCCGGCACCGACGTCTCCGTCGCGGTGGACGCCGTACGACGAGCGGGGCACGCGGTCTCCGTCGACGGACGGACGGGGCGACTCACGGTCAACGCCACCAGCGGTGGCCGGGACCTCCTCGACGTCGTCGGGGCGCTCCACGCGGCCGGGCTGGAAGCGACCGAGGCCGCCCTCCGCCAGCCGACGCTGGACGAGGTCTTCCTCCGGTTGACCGGCGCATCGACCGACGCCGACCCCGACACCACCGAGACCGACGCAGCAGCGACGTCGTCCGCTGCGGAGGAGTCCCGAGCCGGACGGACGACGGAGGTGACGCGATGA
- a CDS encoding ABC transporter permease, producing the protein MSFASVLRDGRVIARRNMLGVRRTPGALVTGVAQPVIFVLILGYVFAGALGGDAYREFLIGGVLAQTLTFNSSFTAVYLAKDLQTGLIDRFRALPMSRVGVILGRTTSDLLTNTISIVVVVACGLVIGWRVHSDVWSALLTCGLLLLYAFATSWIGAFIALTARSVEVAQSLGLLWLFPVCFISGAFVSADMLPGPLRVVAEWNPVTAVATAVRRGFGNEPPAGFAVSQGWPADNALLYAFLCCIGIIAVFAPIAVAQYRRISKR; encoded by the coding sequence ATGAGCTTCGCCAGCGTCCTCCGTGACGGTCGGGTCATCGCCCGTCGGAACATGCTCGGCGTCCGCCGCACGCCCGGAGCGCTCGTGACCGGGGTCGCCCAGCCCGTCATCTTCGTGCTCATCCTCGGCTACGTGTTCGCCGGCGCGCTCGGCGGCGACGCGTACCGGGAGTTCCTCATCGGTGGCGTGCTGGCGCAGACACTCACGTTCAACTCGTCCTTCACCGCGGTGTACTTGGCGAAGGACCTCCAGACGGGGTTGATCGACCGGTTCCGCGCGCTGCCGATGTCCAGGGTGGGCGTCATCCTCGGGCGGACGACTTCCGACCTGCTGACGAACACGATCTCGATCGTCGTCGTGGTCGCCTGCGGTCTCGTGATCGGGTGGCGCGTGCACTCCGACGTCTGGTCCGCGCTGCTGACGTGCGGCCTCCTGCTGCTGTACGCCTTCGCGACCTCGTGGATCGGGGCGTTCATCGCGCTCACCGCCCGCAGCGTCGAGGTCGCGCAGAGCCTGGGCCTCCTCTGGCTCTTCCCGGTGTGCTTCATCTCCGGCGCGTTCGTCTCGGCGGACATGCTCCCCGGGCCGCTGCGGGTCGTCGCCGAGTGGAACCCGGTGACCGCGGTGGCGACCGCCGTGCGGCGCGGCTTCGGCAACGAGCCCCCGGCCGGCTTCGCCGTGAGCCAGGGTTGGCCGGCCGACAACGCCCTGCTGTACGCGTTCCTGTGCTGCATCGGGATCATCGCGGTCTTCGCCCCCATCGCCGTCGCTCAGTACCGGCGGATCAGCAAGCGGTGA
- a CDS encoding 4'-phosphopantetheinyl transferase superfamily protein — translation MIHLLSATVDDVLDVGDRLVGGTGGAGARRLVTPADRAAADARLADEDRRRTLAGRLALRLLAGRVLGSPPTASAGLPIDRTCDRCGGPHGRPRLVGLSASTSTSGDQVLAAVAAASAHVGVDVERVPVALWDGFDEFALHPAERGALPDGDAGVLRRVAIWTGKEAVLKSVGVGLRAAPSGFHVATSPVGDAPTDGVTGWLPVARSDDPATAGIWTTAVDVPGGAVASLAAVGPRPIRSWLLGGLSGPSGP, via the coding sequence GTGATCCACCTCCTCAGCGCGACCGTCGACGACGTGCTCGACGTCGGCGACCGCCTGGTCGGTGGGACCGGAGGTGCAGGAGCGCGACGGCTGGTGACGCCGGCGGATCGTGCAGCGGCGGATGCCAGGCTCGCCGACGAGGACCGCCGTCGGACGCTCGCCGGGCGGCTGGCCCTGCGGCTGCTCGCCGGCAGGGTGCTCGGCAGTCCACCGACCGCGTCTGCGGGCCTCCCGATCGACCGCACCTGTGACCGCTGCGGGGGCCCGCACGGTCGCCCGCGTCTCGTGGGGCTCTCGGCCTCCACCTCGACCTCCGGTGACCAGGTGCTCGCAGCAGTGGCCGCCGCGTCAGCGCACGTCGGTGTCGACGTCGAGCGGGTCCCCGTGGCGCTCTGGGACGGTTTCGACGAGTTCGCGCTCCACCCCGCCGAGCGCGGCGCACTGCCCGACGGCGACGCGGGCGTCCTCCGACGGGTCGCGATCTGGACCGGCAAGGAGGCAGTGCTCAAGTCGGTCGGCGTCGGCCTGCGTGCGGCACCGAGCGGGTTCCACGTCGCCACCTCGCCGGTCGGGGACGCGCCGACCGACGGCGTCACCGGATGGCTTCCCGTGGCCCGGTCCGACGACCCCGCGACCGCGGGCATCTGGACGACCGCCGTGGACGTCCCGGGCGGTGCCGTCGCGTCGCTGGCTGCGGTCGGTCCACGGCCGATCCGCTCCTGGTTGCTCGGAGGACTCAGCGGTCCGTCGGGCCCGTGA
- a CDS encoding DeoR/GlpR family DNA-binding transcription regulator, which yields MNARDRRREISRLLQEKPVTVDELAAVFSVSASTIRRDLDTMTRDGTIVRTYGGAQTVSGPERSLREREAIAVAQKAAIGRLASTFVRDGAVAVLDAGTTVGALARNLVYREGITVVTTGLTTTTALEHSTGVELIVVGGRLRHISSGFVGPFAERVMADVSADVAFLSADGVSAEHGLCEETPEQASLKRVMVERARELYVLADSTKLGVASAHWWTRIERPWVLVTDDGATEEQLTAFRASGLVTVHVATRSVTGPTDR from the coding sequence GTGAACGCCCGCGACCGTCGGCGCGAGATCAGCCGCCTGCTGCAGGAGAAGCCCGTCACCGTCGACGAGCTCGCAGCGGTGTTCTCGGTCTCCGCGTCGACGATCCGGCGGGACCTCGACACGATGACGCGCGACGGCACCATCGTCCGCACCTACGGTGGCGCACAGACCGTCAGCGGCCCGGAGCGGAGCCTGCGCGAGCGTGAGGCGATCGCCGTCGCGCAGAAAGCGGCGATCGGGCGGCTCGCGAGCACGTTCGTCCGGGACGGAGCGGTCGCCGTGCTCGACGCCGGAACCACCGTCGGGGCACTCGCGCGGAACCTCGTGTACCGGGAGGGCATCACCGTCGTGACCACCGGGCTGACGACCACCACCGCGCTCGAGCACAGCACGGGCGTCGAGTTGATCGTCGTCGGCGGGAGGCTGCGGCACATCAGCTCGGGGTTCGTCGGACCCTTCGCGGAGCGGGTGATGGCGGACGTCTCCGCCGACGTGGCGTTCCTCAGCGCCGACGGGGTCTCGGCGGAGCACGGCCTCTGCGAGGAGACGCCGGAGCAGGCGTCGCTCAAGCGCGTGATGGTCGAGCGGGCCCGTGAGCTGTACGTGCTGGCGGACTCGACGAAGCTCGGGGTCGCCTCGGCGCACTGGTGGACGCGGATCGAGCGGCCGTGGGTGCTCGTGACGGACGACGGTGCCACCGAAGAGCAGCTGACGGCGTTCCGGGCGTCGGGGCTCGTGACGGTGCACGTCGCGACGAGGTCGGTCACGGGCCCGACGGACCGCTGA
- the pdxA gene encoding 4-hydroxythreonine-4-phosphate dehydrogenase PdxA produces the protein MKPIIAITMGDAAGVGPEIIAKAMADEATRSLGTMFVIGDLRRLQLAMDVVSSPLTVNGISAPSEATDDPSTIDVLDIPCIPEDLAWGELSAEAGHGAFLFIEKAVELAVAGEIDAICTGPLNKAALHMGGHQFPGHTEMLAELAGVEEVSMMLTAPNMRVIHVTTHLGLVDAVAAIDGDRVYRTIARGNDLLVRSGNERPRIAVAAINPHGGENGLFGNDEEAQKIQPGVDRARAEGLDVIGPLPADTLFMLASRGDYDLVVAQYHDQGHIPVKVLGLKNGVNVTVGLPFVRTSVDHGTAFDIAGKDIVDHEPLLEALRQAADLSPERDG, from the coding sequence ATGAAGCCGATCATCGCGATCACGATGGGTGACGCCGCCGGCGTCGGACCCGAGATCATCGCCAAGGCGATGGCCGACGAGGCGACGCGCTCCCTGGGGACGATGTTCGTCATCGGCGACCTCCGTCGTCTGCAGCTCGCCATGGACGTCGTCTCGAGCCCGCTGACCGTCAACGGGATCAGCGCCCCCTCCGAGGCGACGGACGACCCGTCCACGATCGACGTCCTCGACATCCCGTGCATCCCCGAGGACCTGGCCTGGGGCGAGCTCTCCGCCGAGGCCGGTCACGGCGCGTTCCTGTTCATCGAGAAGGCCGTCGAGCTCGCCGTCGCCGGTGAGATCGACGCCATCTGCACCGGCCCGCTGAACAAGGCGGCCCTGCACATGGGTGGCCACCAGTTCCCCGGCCACACCGAGATGCTCGCCGAACTCGCCGGCGTCGAGGAGGTCTCGATGATGCTGACGGCACCGAACATGCGCGTCATCCACGTCACCACCCACCTCGGCCTCGTCGACGCCGTCGCCGCCATCGACGGTGACCGGGTCTACCGCACGATCGCCCGCGGCAACGACCTGCTCGTCCGCTCCGGCAACGAGCGTCCGCGCATCGCCGTCGCCGCGATCAACCCGCACGGCGGTGAGAACGGCCTGTTCGGCAACGACGAGGAGGCGCAGAAGATCCAGCCCGGCGTCGACCGTGCGCGCGCCGAGGGCCTCGACGTCATCGGCCCGCTGCCCGCCGACACGCTGTTCATGCTGGCCAGCCGCGGCGACTACGACCTCGTGGTGGCCCAGTACCATGACCAGGGCCACATCCCGGTGAAGGTGCTCGGGCTGAAGAACGGTGTGAACGTCACCGTCGGCCTGCCGTTCGTCCGGACCTCGGTCGACCACGGAACGGCGTTCGACATCGCCGGGAAGGACATCGTGGACCACGAACCGCTGCTCGAAGCGCTCCGTCAGGCCGCCGACCTCTCCCCGGAGCGCGACGGCTGA